One genomic region from Salinicola endophyticus encodes:
- a CDS encoding SDR family oxidoreductase — protein MRLAHKTALITAAGQGIGRATVERFLAEGARVIATDIDAAKLDGLEAAECHALDVTDADAVSRLIGSLGALDIVFNCAGTVPAGSILECDDAQWAQAQRLNVDSMFYTLRAALPAMLDNGGGSIINMASLASSTKGVVNRFAYGTTKAAVIGLTKSIAADFMTRGIRCNAICPGTVDSPSLRERVAEQARQQGRSAEEVFAEFVARQPMGRLGRVEEIAALATWLASDEAGFITGTVQMIDGGWSN, from the coding sequence ATGCGCCTTGCCCACAAGACCGCTCTGATCACCGCCGCCGGCCAGGGCATCGGCCGCGCCACCGTCGAGCGCTTTCTGGCCGAGGGCGCGCGGGTGATCGCCACCGATATCGATGCGGCCAAGCTCGACGGGCTCGAGGCCGCCGAGTGCCATGCGCTGGACGTCACCGATGCCGACGCGGTGAGCCGCCTGATCGGCTCTCTGGGCGCGCTGGACATCGTCTTCAACTGCGCGGGTACGGTGCCTGCAGGCTCGATTCTCGAGTGCGACGACGCCCAGTGGGCACAGGCCCAGCGGCTCAACGTCGACTCGATGTTCTACACCTTGCGCGCCGCCCTGCCGGCGATGCTGGACAACGGCGGCGGCAGCATCATCAACATGGCATCGCTCGCTTCCAGCACCAAGGGCGTGGTCAACCGCTTCGCCTACGGCACCACCAAAGCCGCGGTGATCGGGCTGACCAAGTCGATCGCCGCCGACTTCATGACCCGCGGCATCCGCTGCAACGCCATCTGCCCCGGTACCGTGGACTCCCCCTCGCTACGCGAACGGGTCGCCGAGCAGGCGCGCCAGCAGGGGCGCAGCGCCGAGGAGGTGTTCGCCGAGTTCGTCGCGCGCCAGCCCATGGGCCGGTTGGGCCGGGTGGAGGAGATCGCCGCGCTGGCGACCTGGCTGGCCAGTGACGAAGCCGGTTTCATTACCGGGACGGTGCAAATGATCGATGGCGGCTGGTCCAACTAG
- a CDS encoding FadR/GntR family transcriptional regulator, protein MPIQTIRAQRLYRQIADQLLALIRQGEFPPGSLLPPERDLAQQLGVSRASVREALIALEVVGQVEVRVGHGVLVLERAAPVEAPVMHIASRQEPWAIDPEFESEIELDLDQEIPPFALLEARRFIEPETAALAALNASDDDLEAIRAAYQRNVEDNRHGGNNMVGDRLMHIRIAEASGNAAYAMLLKHLLGHQYGVMFRRLQALFMSTDMPRRSQQDHSRILAAIEARDAEAARAAMAAHLDHVLGVFFDS, encoded by the coding sequence ATGCCGATTCAGACCATTCGCGCCCAGCGGCTCTATCGCCAGATCGCCGATCAGCTGCTGGCGCTGATCCGCCAGGGCGAGTTCCCGCCGGGCTCGCTGCTGCCGCCGGAGCGCGATCTGGCCCAGCAGCTCGGGGTCAGCCGCGCCTCGGTGCGCGAGGCGTTGATCGCGCTGGAAGTGGTGGGGCAGGTCGAGGTCCGCGTCGGCCACGGCGTGCTGGTGCTGGAGCGCGCGGCGCCGGTCGAAGCACCGGTAATGCATATCGCCAGCCGCCAGGAGCCGTGGGCGATCGACCCCGAATTCGAAAGCGAGATCGAGCTCGATCTGGATCAGGAGATTCCGCCCTTCGCGCTGCTCGAGGCGCGCCGCTTCATCGAGCCGGAGACCGCGGCACTGGCGGCGCTCAACGCCAGCGACGACGATCTCGAGGCGATCCGCGCGGCCTATCAGCGCAACGTCGAGGACAACCGCCACGGTGGTAATAACATGGTCGGCGATCGGCTGATGCATATCCGCATCGCCGAGGCCTCGGGCAACGCCGCCTACGCCATGCTGCTCAAGCATCTGCTCGGCCATCAGTACGGGGTGATGTTCCGGCGGCTGCAGGCGCTGTTCATGTCCACCGACATGCCGCGCCGCTCGCAGCAGGATCACAGCCGTATCCTCGCTGCGATCGAAGCGCGCGACGCCGAGGCCGCACGCGCGGCGATGGCGGCGCACCTCGACCACGTGCTCGGGGTATTCTTCGATAGCTGA
- the wrbA gene encoding NAD(P)H:quinone oxidoreductase, which translates to MSKVLVLYYSSYGHVETLAKAIAEGAGGVGGTQVDVRRVSELVPEEVAEQSGYKTDQDAPLIESPDALADYDAVIVGTPTRFGNMASQMRNFWDMTGGLWAQGKLVGKIGSAFVSTATQHGGQETTLTSIHTTLLHHGMVVVGVPYACQELTNMSEITGGTPYGASTLAGADGSRTPSENELAIARFQGKHVAELAAKLGG; encoded by the coding sequence ATGAGCAAGGTACTGGTGCTTTATTACTCGAGCTACGGCCATGTCGAGACGCTGGCCAAGGCGATCGCCGAAGGTGCCGGCGGCGTCGGCGGCACCCAGGTGGACGTGCGCCGGGTGTCCGAGCTGGTCCCGGAGGAAGTGGCCGAACAGTCGGGCTACAAGACCGACCAGGATGCGCCGCTGATCGAAAGCCCTGATGCCCTGGCCGACTACGATGCGGTCATCGTCGGCACGCCGACCCGGTTCGGCAACATGGCCTCGCAGATGCGCAACTTCTGGGACATGACCGGCGGCCTGTGGGCACAGGGCAAGTTGGTGGGCAAGATCGGCAGCGCCTTCGTCTCCACCGCGACCCAGCACGGCGGTCAGGAGACCACGCTGACCTCGATCCACACCACGCTGCTGCACCACGGCATGGTGGTGGTCGGCGTGCCTTACGCCTGCCAGGAGCTCACCAACATGAGCGAGATCACCGGCGGCACGCCCTATGGCGCTTCGACCCTGGCGGGGGCCGACGGCAGTCGCACCCCGAGCGAGAACGAGCTGGCGATCGCCCGGTTCCAGGGCAAGCACGTCGCCGAGCTGGCGGCCAAGCTGGGCGGCTGA